GACCGCGTCCTCGACCGGATTCCGACGTTCGCCGAGTCCTTCGACCGCTCGCACGTCCTCGAAGTGGGCGCGGGGACCGGCGCGCTCACCGACCGCCTGCTCGACGCCGCCGACCGCGTGACGGCGGTCGAACGCGACGAGGGGTACGCGGCGTTCCTGCGCGAGGAGTTCGCGGACGAAATCGCGGCCGGCGACCTCGAAATCGTCGAGGGGGACGTCCTCGACGTGGACCTCCCGGATTTCACGTGTTCCGTGTCGAATCTGCCCTACGGCGTGTCCAGCGAGACGACGTTCCGCCTGCTCCCGCTGGGGAAGCCGATGGTGTTGATGTACCAGTTGGAGTTCGCCGAGCGGATGGCCGCCGAGGCAGGCACCAGCGAGTACGGGCGGCTGTCGGTCGCGGCCCAGCACTACGCGGACGTGGAAGTCGTGGAGACCGTGCCGCGTGAGGCGTTCGACCCGCAGCCGCGCGTACAGAGCGCACTGGTGCGCGTGACGCCCCGAGAGCCGGATTACGAAGTCGGCGACGAGGCCTTCTTCCTCGACTTCGTGAAGGCGCTGTTCACGCAGCGCCGGAAGACGGTGCGGAACGCGATTCGGAACACCGCCCACATTTCGGGGCTGTCGGACGCGGACGCGGTGGTCGCGGCGGTCGACGAGGACGTGCTCCGGCAGCGCCCGGGGAACCTCGACCCGTCGGCGTTCGCGGCGCTCGCGAACGTCGCGCTCGGCGTCGAGGGGGGTGACGGCGGGTGAACTGGCTCGCGGCGATGCAGGTCGCGGTGGACAACCTCTCGCTGGTCGAGCGAGCGCTCGGAACCGCGGCCGCGGTCGTCGCGGCAGCGGGCGTGTTGTGGCTCGCGCGCCGCGAAATCGGGCGCCGGGAGTCACGCGTCGTCGACCTCCTCGTGGTGGCGGTGACACTCGGCGCGCTCGCGGTCGCCGCGGTGTTCGTGGTGGTGGTCTGGGACCTGGAGACGCAGGCCCAGACGCGACTCCGCGAACTGGAGGTGCAGGCGAAACTGCTCGGGCGGGCGGCGTTGACCGTCGGGTTCTTCGCGGCGGTGTACGTCGGCACCGGCGTCATCCACCGCGGCGTCGAGCGCGTGTTGAAGAAACGCGACGGCATCAGCGACCACCAGGCCGAAATCACGTACCGCATTCTCCA
The nucleotide sequence above comes from Halobacterium litoreum. Encoded proteins:
- a CDS encoding 16S ribosomal RNA methyltransferase A, which produces MTDSRDPDALIRRAGRPDPSFDQHFLVDDRVLDRIPTFAESFDRSHVLEVGAGTGALTDRLLDAADRVTAVERDEGYAAFLREEFADEIAAGDLEIVEGDVLDVDLPDFTCSVSNLPYGVSSETTFRLLPLGKPMVLMYQLEFAERMAAEAGTSEYGRLSVAAQHYADVEVVETVPREAFDPQPRVQSALVRVTPREPDYEVGDEAFFLDFVKALFTQRRKTVRNAIRNTAHISGLSDADAVVAAVDEDVLRQRPGNLDPSAFAALANVALGVEGGDGG